The proteins below come from a single Molothrus ater isolate BHLD 08-10-18 breed brown headed cowbird chromosome 3, BPBGC_Mater_1.1, whole genome shotgun sequence genomic window:
- the SLC30A1 gene encoding proton-coupled zinc antiporter SLC30A1, which translates to MCGGMAAHGPGGPRCWQNRRARLLCMLALTFLFFVVEVAVSRVTSSLAMLSDSFHMLSDVMALVVALVAVRFAQRTRATKKNTFGWVRAEVMGALVNAVFLTALCFTILLEAIERFTEPHEIQQPLVVIAVGVAGLIINLLGLCLFNHHGVGGHGHAHGHGHSHGGRQQHPRGGPKPEQPPGDGEAALNRDETSTLVENSSSSNGVSQEKLGDMKDDLSDVQVNGNAGHYPLDEEEVEEDSSAQLNMRGVFLHVFGDALGSVIVVVNALLFYGLWNPCPEDGPCYNPCVNDHCMENTTLFRALGSTNKSEQDSITVAGPCWLLYLDPVLCLIMVCILLYTTYPLLRESALILLQTVPKQIDVHSLNSKLRTLEGVEAIHELHIWQLAGSRIIGTAHIKCPDPSTYMMVAKRIKEIFHDEGIHATTIQPEFASVGSESGRGKCEFPCRTQCALKQCCGAGEDSTAKKTEKSSSLSISCSEVVIEFPKTRRTKSESIPSVKLEANTDQNEQFESSL; encoded by the exons ATGTGCGGGGGGATGGCGGCGCACGGTCCGGGCGGGCCGCGGTGCTGGCAGAACCGGCGGGCGCGGCTGCTGTGCATGCTGGCGCTCACCTTCCTGTTCTTCGTGGTGGAGGTGGCGGTGAGCCGCGTCACGTCGTCGCTGGCCATGCTCTCCGACTCCTTCCACATGCTCTCCGACGTGATGGCCTTGGTCGTGGCGCTGGTGGCCGTGCGCTTCGCCCAGCGCACCCGCGCCACCAAGAAGAACACGTTCGGGTGGGTGCGGGCCGAGGTGATGGGCGCCCTCGTCAACGCCGTGTTCCTCACCGCCCTCTGCTTCACCATCCTGCTGGAGGCCATCGAGCGCTTCACGGAGCCCCACGAGATCCAGCAGCCGCTGGTGGTCATCGCCGTGGGGGTGGCGGGGCTCATCATCAacctgctggggctctgcctctTCAACCACCACGGCGTCGGGGGCCACGGGCACGCCCACGGCCACGGGCACTCGCACGGCGGCCGGCAGCAGCACCCCCGCGGCGGCCCCAAGCCCGAGCAGCCGCCCGGGGACGGCGAGGCTGCGCTGAACCGCGACGAGACCAGCACCTTGGTGGAgaactccagcagctccaacGGAGTCAGCCAGGAGAAGCTGG GTGATATGAAAGATGACCTGAGTGACGTACAAGTGAATGGGAATGCTGGCCATTATCCTCTGGATGAAGAGGAAGTTGAAGAAGACTCTAGTGCACAACTTAACATGCGTGGagtttttctgcatgtttttgGAGATGCCTTAGGTTCAGTAATTGTGGTAGTGAATGCCTTGCTCTTCTATGGCTTGTGGAATCCATGCCCTGAAGATGGGCCTTGCTATAATCCATGTGTCAATGATCATTGCATGGAAAATACTACTTTATTCCGAGCACTTGGCAGCACTAACAAGTCAGAGCAAGACAGCATTACGGTGGCTGGTCCTTGCTGGCTGCTATATTTAGATCCTGTCCTCTGTTTGATTATGGTCTGTATACTCCTTTACACAACTTACCCGTTGCTTAGGGAGTCAGCCCTCATCCTTCTACAGACTGTTCCCAAACAAATAGACGTCCATTCTTTGAACTCAAAGCTACGCACCCTCGAAGGAGTTGAAGCAATCCATGAATTACACATTTGGCAGCTAGCAGGCAGCAGGATCATTGGCACTGCTCACATCAAGTGTCCTGACCCTTCCACCTACATGATGGTGGCCAAGCGCATCAAAGAGATCTTTCACGACGAAGGGATTCATGCAACTACCATTCAGCCCGAGTTTGCCAGCGTTGGCTCTGAGTCAGGGAGAGGGAAATGTGAGTTTCCTTGCAGGACTCAGTGTGCTTTGAAGCAGTGTTGCGGAGCAGGAGAAGATAGTACTgcaaagaagacagaaaaatcgTCATCACTTAGTATTTCTTGTTCAGAAGTTGTCATTGAATTTCCGAAAACGAGGAGGACTAAGTCGGAGAGCATCCCTTCAGTGAAGCTGGAGGCGAACACCGATCAAAATGAGCAGTTTGAGTCATCTTTGTAA